A single window of Flavobacteriales bacterium DNA harbors:
- a CDS encoding redoxin domain-containing protein, protein MALFKHPATTALGSMAIAFLIFGLMRPDRPAHAETAPVAVYAGPVDVGSKAPDLSFENPDGKTLSLSSLKGKIVLVDFWASWCLPCRRENPNVVEAYHKYHKAKFKKAKGFEIFSVSLDNNKDRWVKAIAQDGLEWDYHVSDLKGWQSEAAVIYGVNSIPSQFLINEDGVVIAKNLRGIDLHYELDKLVKH, encoded by the coding sequence ATGGCCTTGTTCAAACATCCGGCAACAACCGCCCTGGGTTCCATGGCGATCGCATTCCTGATCTTCGGGTTGATGCGACCGGACAGACCGGCCCATGCAGAAACCGCCCCGGTAGCTGTTTATGCCGGACCTGTTGACGTAGGAAGCAAAGCCCCCGACCTCAGTTTTGAAAACCCCGACGGAAAAACACTGTCCCTCTCTTCACTGAAAGGAAAGATCGTTCTGGTGGATTTCTGGGCTTCCTGGTGCCTTCCCTGCCGAAGGGAAAACCCGAACGTAGTGGAAGCTTACCACAAATACCACAAAGCCAAATTCAAGAAAGCAAAGGGTTTTGAAATCTTCAGTGTTTCTCTCGACAACAACAAAGACCGCTGGGTGAAAGCCATCGCTCAAGACGGCCTGGAGTGGGATTACCATGTCAGTGACCTGAAAGGATGGCAATCCGAAGCCGCAGTTATCTATGGCGTCAACTCCATTCCCTCCCAGTTCCTGATCAATGAAGACGGAGTGGTGATCGCCAAAAACCTGCGTGGCATTGACCTTCATTACGAATTGGACAAACTCGTCAAACACTGA
- the murA gene encoding UDP-N-acetylglucosamine 1-carboxyvinyltransferase — MATFEITGGKKLHGELQPQGAKNEALQVICAVLLTPEKVTLRNLPDIIDINILIDLLADMGVKINRVDRTTCEFEAKDINLEHLSTEAFRKKSSRIRGSVMILGPLLARFGKAFVSKPGGDKIGRRRLDTHFLGFQNLGARFDYDSSINCYTVHADHLKGTYMLLDEASVTGTANIVMAASLARGTTTVYNAACEPYLQQLCSMLNRMGAKISGIGSNLLTIEGTDQLGGTEHTLLPDMIEVGSFIGLAAMTQSEITIKNTGYEHLGIIPQVFGNLGIQFERKGDDIYIPAQDHYEIDAFMDGSIMTIADAPWPGFTPDLLSIVLVVATQAKGSVLIHQKMFESRLFFVDKLIDMRAQIILCDPHRATVIGLNRLHPLRGIEMTSPDIRAGVALLIAALSAEGKSVIHNIEQIDRGYQQIDARLNALGADIRRVS; from the coding sequence ATGGCTACCTTCGAAATCACCGGCGGTAAAAAGCTCCACGGCGAGCTGCAGCCACAAGGCGCAAAAAACGAAGCACTGCAGGTAATCTGCGCCGTTCTGCTCACCCCGGAAAAAGTCACCCTTCGCAACCTTCCTGACATCATCGATATCAACATCCTGATCGACCTGCTGGCCGACATGGGTGTGAAGATCAATCGGGTGGATCGCACCACATGTGAGTTTGAGGCGAAAGACATCAACCTCGAACACCTCAGTACCGAAGCCTTCAGAAAGAAAAGCAGCCGCATTCGCGGATCGGTCATGATCCTCGGTCCGCTCCTGGCGCGCTTCGGTAAAGCATTCGTTTCAAAACCCGGTGGCGACAAGATCGGCCGCAGAAGGCTTGATACCCACTTCCTGGGATTCCAAAACCTGGGTGCCCGGTTCGACTACGACAGCAGCATCAATTGCTACACCGTGCATGCCGATCATCTGAAGGGCACTTACATGCTGCTGGATGAAGCGTCGGTAACAGGCACAGCCAACATCGTTATGGCTGCATCTCTCGCCCGCGGAACCACAACCGTTTACAATGCCGCCTGCGAACCTTATCTGCAGCAACTTTGTTCCATGCTCAACCGCATGGGCGCGAAAATCAGCGGAATCGGTTCCAACCTCCTCACCATCGAAGGCACTGACCAACTGGGAGGCACAGAACATACCCTGCTCCCAGACATGATTGAAGTGGGTAGCTTCATAGGTCTGGCTGCCATGACGCAATCCGAGATCACCATCAAAAATACCGGATACGAACACCTGGGCATCATTCCACAAGTGTTCGGAAACCTGGGCATCCAATTCGAACGCAAGGGCGATGACATATACATTCCTGCACAAGATCACTACGAGATCGATGCTTTCATGGATGGCTCCATCATGACCATCGCCGATGCCCCCTGGCCGGGTTTCACACCCGACCTGCTAAGCATCGTGCTGGTGGTCGCCACCCAGGCAAAAGGCAGCGTACTCATCCATCAGAAGATGTTTGAGAGTCGCTTGTTCTTCGTGGATAAGCTGATCGACATGCGGGCACAAATCATCCTGTGTGATCCGCACCGCGCCACGGTAATCGGACTGAACCGGCTTCACCCGCTGAGGGGCATTGAAATGACCTCCCCGGATATCCGCGCTGGCGTGGCACTTCTGATTGCGGCACTTTCTGCCGAAGGCAAGAGCGTGATCCATAACATCGAACAGATTGACCGTGGTTACCAGCAGATCGATGCGAGATTGAATGCATTGGGTGCCGACATCCGGCGGGTGTCCTGA
- a CDS encoding DUF4290 domain-containing protein produces the protein MDQKEARQPASVPELEYNTERGLMIIPEYGRNIQKMVNYACTVEDKTQRNKVAQSIITVMGQLNPHLRDINDFKHKLWDHLFIISNFNLDVDSPYEKPSPDILESKPEQMRYPQHHMRFRHYGFTIEEMIRKATEMEEGEKKDALVTIVANMMKKAYLSWNKDSVNDQDILDHLDMLSHGKLKMKDPSRLTSTNEILAQVGAQNNNSGGGHKKGKKKPMQKGNRPRKRH, from the coding sequence ATGGATCAAAAAGAAGCCAGACAACCCGCAAGTGTACCGGAATTGGAATACAACACCGAGAGAGGATTGATGATTATTCCGGAATACGGACGGAACATTCAGAAAATGGTCAATTATGCCTGCACCGTCGAAGACAAAACGCAGCGCAACAAAGTGGCACAATCCATCATCACGGTTATGGGTCAGCTGAACCCGCACCTGAGAGACATCAACGATTTCAAACATAAACTCTGGGATCACCTGTTCATCATTTCCAATTTCAACCTGGACGTGGACAGTCCGTATGAAAAACCTTCCCCCGATATCCTCGAATCCAAACCCGAACAAATGCGCTATCCGCAACACCACATGCGGTTCCGTCATTACGGGTTCACCATTGAAGAAATGATCCGGAAAGCAACGGAAATGGAAGAGGGTGAAAAGAAAGACGCCCTGGTAACCATCGTGGCCAATATGATGAAAAAGGCTTACCTGAGCTGGAACAAAGACAGCGTGAACGACCAGGACATCCTGGATCACCTGGACATGCTTTCACATGGTAAGCTCAAAATGAAAGATCCGAGCAGATTGACCAGCACCAACGAAATCCTGGCACAAGTGGGTGCCCAGAACAACAATTCCGGCGGCGGTCACAAGAAAGGCAAAAAGAAGCCGATGCAAAAAGGCAACCGCCCGCGCAAACGTCACTGA
- a CDS encoding UvrD-helicase domain-containing protein — translation MGYLDHLNDAQRHAIECLEGPVMVIAGAGSGKTRVLTYRIVHLMRNDVDAFNILALTFTNKAAREMKNRIMEIVGDHEARNLWMGTFHSVFARILRMEGERLGYPSNFTIYDTDDSKSLLRSIIKERNLDDKVYQPGYVLHRISSAKNSLISVAEYKQDPNIQSDDHASGRTELATIFQIYSERCFKAGAMDFDDILVNTYRLLKEFPEVLHKYQHKFRYIMVDEYQDTNHAQYAIIKKLASAYQNICVVGDDAQSIYGFRGANIQNILNFEKDYPDLQVFRLEQNYRSTQTIVNAANSLISHNRERLRKEVWTANEAGQPIRVMRAHSDQEEGKWVAQSVFQLKMEGQHPNSDFAVLYRTNAQSRAMEEAFRRLNIPYKIYGGISFYQRKEIKDLLAYFRMLINPHDEEALKRIINYPARGIGQTTVDKLGFLATSSGNSYWEVLQNPGLLNQHFNRGVQSKLNGFSALIKHFHGLQSLKAAYEVAEEIASTSGLMKSLYDDKTPEGISRYENIQELLNGVRAFCDKEELDMVTGEVRQKTLSDFMQDIALLTDSDRDDEENPDRVLMMTVHAAKGLEFPYVFVVGMEENLFPSQLSVNSRADLEEERRLFYVAITRAKSRAFLSYATSRFRWGNLVHCEPSRFLEEIDEQYLELPNMQQRKAIRSAVESVEKQYQVKKKEAINTLQRKLVKISKPTQPEAPFEADDSSALQAGMEVEHQRFGKGKILKIEGSAENRKATVFFPAAGQKQLLLKYAKLKIR, via the coding sequence ATGGGATACCTGGATCACCTGAATGATGCGCAACGCCACGCCATCGAATGCCTTGAAGGACCTGTCATGGTCATCGCCGGAGCCGGCTCCGGCAAAACCCGCGTGCTGACTTACCGCATCGTTCACCTGATGCGCAACGACGTGGATGCCTTTAACATCCTGGCCCTCACCTTCACCAATAAGGCTGCCCGTGAGATGAAAAACCGCATCATGGAGATTGTCGGTGATCACGAAGCCCGGAACCTATGGATGGGCACCTTCCACTCCGTATTCGCCCGCATCCTGCGCATGGAAGGCGAAAGGCTCGGCTACCCGTCCAACTTCACCATTTATGATACCGATGATTCCAAAAGCCTGCTGCGTAGCATCATCAAAGAAAGAAACCTTGATGACAAGGTATACCAGCCCGGCTACGTGTTGCATCGCATCTCTTCAGCCAAAAACAGCCTGATCTCGGTAGCCGAATACAAACAGGATCCCAATATTCAGTCTGACGATCATGCTTCAGGAAGAACCGAACTGGCTACCATCTTCCAGATTTATTCGGAAAGATGCTTCAAGGCGGGAGCCATGGACTTCGACGACATATTGGTGAACACCTACCGCCTGCTGAAAGAATTTCCGGAAGTTCTGCACAAGTATCAACACAAGTTCCGCTACATCATGGTGGATGAGTACCAGGATACCAACCACGCCCAGTACGCGATCATCAAAAAACTGGCCAGCGCTTACCAGAACATATGCGTAGTAGGGGATGACGCCCAAAGCATCTACGGCTTCCGTGGTGCAAACATTCAGAACATCCTTAATTTCGAAAAAGATTACCCGGATTTGCAGGTGTTCCGCCTCGAGCAGAACTACCGTTCCACCCAAACCATCGTGAATGCAGCCAACAGCCTGATATCGCACAATCGGGAACGGTTGCGCAAAGAAGTCTGGACCGCCAACGAAGCCGGCCAACCCATCCGCGTCATGCGGGCCCACAGCGACCAGGAAGAAGGCAAATGGGTCGCCCAATCGGTTTTTCAACTGAAGATGGAGGGCCAGCACCCAAACAGCGACTTCGCCGTGCTGTATCGCACCAATGCGCAATCGCGTGCCATGGAAGAAGCGTTCCGAAGACTCAACATACCTTATAAAATATACGGTGGCATCTCTTTTTACCAGCGCAAAGAGATCAAAGACCTGTTGGCTTATTTCAGGATGCTGATCAACCCGCATGACGAAGAAGCCCTGAAACGCATCATCAATTACCCGGCCCGCGGCATCGGGCAAACCACGGTAGACAAACTTGGTTTCCTGGCCACATCCAGTGGCAACAGCTACTGGGAGGTGTTACAGAACCCGGGCCTCCTGAACCAGCACTTCAACCGGGGGGTGCAATCCAAACTCAACGGCTTCTCGGCGCTGATCAAACATTTTCACGGGTTGCAGTCTTTAAAAGCAGCTTACGAAGTTGCGGAAGAGATTGCATCCACATCCGGGTTGATGAAAAGCCTTTATGACGACAAAACACCCGAGGGCATCAGCCGGTATGAGAACATCCAGGAATTGCTGAACGGGGTGCGTGCCTTTTGCGACAAAGAGGAACTGGATATGGTGACGGGTGAAGTAAGGCAGAAGACGTTGTCCGATTTCATGCAAGACATCGCCCTGCTGACCGATTCGGACAGGGACGATGAGGAAAACCCGGATCGGGTGCTGATGATGACCGTGCACGCAGCCAAGGGCCTTGAATTTCCCTATGTTTTTGTGGTTGGGATGGAAGAAAACCTCTTCCCTTCGCAACTGTCCGTTAATTCACGGGCCGACCTGGAAGAAGAAAGACGGTTGTTCTACGTGGCCATCACCCGGGCCAAGTCACGTGCATTTCTGTCGTACGCCACCTCCCGTTTTCGATGGGGCAATCTGGTACATTGCGAACCGAGCAGGTTCCTGGAAGAAATCGATGAGCAATACCTCGAACTCCCGAACATGCAGCAACGCAAAGCCATCCGCTCTGCCGTTGAAAGCGTGGAGAAACAATACCAGGTGAAGAAGAAAGAAGCCATCAACACCCTCCAACGAAAGCTGGTAAAGATTTCCAAGCCAACCCAGCCGGAGGCACCTTTTGAAGCAGATGATTCTTCCGCACTCCAAGCCGGCATGGAAGTCGAACACCAACGCTTTGGTAAAGGAAAAATCCTGAAGATCGAGGGCAGCGCCGAAAACCGGAAGGCGACCGTATTCTTTCCGGCCGCAGGACAAAAGCAATTGCTGCTAAAATATGCCAAGCTGAAGATCCGTTGA
- a CDS encoding 30S ribosomal protein S12 yields the protein MPTIQQLVRKGRKSIVSKSKSPALDSCPQRRGVCVRVYTTTPKKPNSAMRKVARVRLTNSKEVNAYIPGEGHNLQEHSIVLVRGGRVKDLPGVRYHIVRGTLDTSGVEGRKQRRSKYGAKKPKAPKA from the coding sequence ATGCCTACAATTCAGCAATTGGTAAGGAAAGGACGTAAATCGATCGTCTCCAAAAGCAAGTCACCGGCATTGGATTCCTGTCCGCAACGGAGAGGAGTTTGTGTGCGCGTATATACCACAACGCCCAAGAAGCCCAACTCGGCCATGCGTAAAGTTGCACGTGTGCGTCTGACCAACAGCAAAGAGGTGAATGCTTATATCCCTGGTGAAGGTCATAACCTGCAGGAACACAGCATCGTGCTGGTTCGTGGAGGTAGGGTAAAGGACCTTCCGGGTGTACGTTACCACATTGTTCGGGGCACCTTGGATACTTCAGGTGTGGAAGGCCGCAAACAAAGAAGGTCAAAATACGGTGCAAAAAAACCCAAAGCGCCTAAAGCATAA
- the rpsG gene encoding 30S ribosomal protein S7, translated as MRKGRAKKNYLLPDPKFKDTLVTRFVNDLMLSGKKSIAYEIFYGAIERVSERTKEDGLEIWKKALTNVTPQVEVRSRRVGGATFQIPQEVRPSRKTSLGIKWLIKYSRERKGRNMSDKLAEEIIAASKEEGAAFKKKEDTHRMAEANKAFSHFRF; from the coding sequence ATGAGAAAAGGAAGAGCAAAAAAGAATTATCTGCTGCCGGATCCAAAATTCAAGGACACCCTGGTAACACGTTTTGTAAACGACCTGATGTTGAGCGGTAAGAAGAGCATCGCATACGAGATTTTTTACGGTGCTATTGAGCGTGTGAGTGAGCGTACCAAGGAAGACGGTCTGGAAATCTGGAAAAAGGCGCTGACGAATGTCACTCCCCAGGTTGAGGTGAGAAGCCGTCGTGTGGGTGGAGCCACCTTCCAGATTCCTCAGGAAGTTCGTCCGAGCAGGAAGACTTCCCTGGGCATCAAATGGCTGATTAAGTATTCAAGGGAGAGAAAAGGCCGCAACATGAGCGACAAACTGGCTGAAGAGATCATTGCAGCGTCAAAGGAAGAAGGAGCGGCCTTCAAGAAGAAGGAAGATACACACCGCATGGCAGAAGCCAACAAGGCGTTTTCACATTTCAGGTTCTAA